A genomic window from Chelonoidis abingdonii isolate Lonesome George chromosome 26, CheloAbing_2.0, whole genome shotgun sequence includes:
- the CALR gene encoding calreticulin: protein MHGDSEYNIMFGPDICGPGTKKVHVIFNYKGKNVLINKDIRCKDDEFTHLYTLIVRPDNTYEVKIDNNKVESGSLEEDWDFLPPKKIKDPEAKKPEDWDDRAKIDDPEDTKPEDWDKPEHIPDPDAKKPEDWDEEMDGEWEPPVIQNPEYKGEWKPRQIDNPDYKGKWVHPEIDNPDYTPDPSLYSYDSFGVIGLDLWQVKSGTIFDNFLITDDEKFAEEFGNETWGATKDAEKKMKEQQDEEQRKKQEEEDKKRKEEEGDDEPEGDDNEEEEEEDDDDEPEKEEEEETGGPLKDEL from the exons ATGCACGGGGACTCAGAGTACAACATCATGTTTG GCCCTGACATCTGTGGCCCAGGGACCAAAAAAGTGCACGTGATCTTCAACTACAAAGGGAAGAATGTCCTGATCAACAAAGACATCCGCTGCAAG GACGATGAGTTCACCCACCTCTACACCCTCATTGTGCGGCCTGACAACACCTATGAGGTGAAGATCGACAACAACAAGGTGGAGTCGGGTAGCCTGGAGGAAGACTGGGACTTCCTGCCTCCCAAGAAGATCAAGGACCCTGAGGCCAAGAAACCAGAGGACTGGGATGATAGGGCCAAAATAGACGACCCTGAGGACACTAAGCCAGAG GATTGGGATAAACCAGAGCACATTCCTGACCCTGATGCCAAGAAGCCAGAGGACTGGGATGAGGAGATGGATGGGGAGTGGGAGCCTCCGGTGATCCAGAACCCAGAGTACAAG GGGGAGTGGAAACCCCGCCAGATCGACAACCCTGACTACAAGGGGAAGTGGGTGCACCCTGAGATCGACAACCCAGACTACACCCCCGACCCTAGCCTGTACTCCTACGACAGCTTTGGCGTCATCGGCTTGGACCTGTGGCAG GTGAAATCTGGCACCATCTTCGACAACTTCCTGATCACAGATGACGAGAAGTTTGCAGAGGAGTTTGGCAATGAGACCTGGGGAGCCACCAAG GATGCTGAGAAGAAAATGAAGGAGCAGCAGGACGAGGAGCAGAGGAAGAAACAAGAGGAGGAAGACAAGAAGCggaaagaggaggaaggggaCGATGAGCCTGAAGGGGATGataatgaggaagaggaggaggaggatgatgacgatgagccagagaaggaggaagaggaggagacagggGGACCGCTGAAGGATGAGCTGTAA